CATGCTCTACCTGGGCATCGTCTTCTGGACCATCGGTGAGGGCGTGCTGCTGCCGTTGCCCGACATCGCCGTCCACGAGCTCGCGAGCGATGACCGCAAGGGCACCTACTTCGGCATCGCCGAGATTCGCTACCTCGGGTTCTTCGCCGGCCCCTTCGTCGGCGGACTGCTGCTGGGCGGCGACGTCGCCTACTTCGTGGTGATGGCCCTGTCGATTTTTGTGTGCGCGCCACTGCTGATGTCCAGGCGCAAGACCGCGGCGAGCAACGGACGAACGGAGGTGACCGTCGGTGCGGACGCATGACGACGGCCTGATTCTGGTGGCGCACCGCATCCCAGCGCAGGTCACGCCGGTGGGCGAGTGGCTGGCCGAGGTGGCGGACCGGGTCGTGCTCATCACCAGTGAGGAGGCCGGGCCCGGATACGCCGGCCAGTTCGGCGAGGTGATCCCGGTCGCCGACTACTCCGGTTCCGACGCCGTGATCGCCCATGTCGACCGGCTGTGCGCCGAGCACACGGTGTCCGCTGTCGTCCACGGGACCGAGGACGACATCCTGCGGCTCGCCCGGGCCCGCGACCGGCACGGGATCGCCGGACTCCCTGCCGCGGACGCGCTGGTGTTTCGGGACAAACACGCCATGAAGGCCGCCGTGGCCGCGGCCGTGCCGACGCCACAGTTCCTCGTCCCCACCGGGCGCGCCGATGCCGAGGAGTTCGCAGAGCGGGCCGGCTGGCCGGTGGTCGTCAAGCCGCGGCTGGGCTACGGATCGCGTGGCGTCGCCGTGGTCCACGACGTCGGCGAGCTGACGGCCCAGCTGTCCGGCCGCGATCCGGACGACGTTCTGATCGAGGCCTACCTGCCGGGTGCCGTCCACCATGTCGACGGCTTCATGCGCGAGGGCGAGGTGCTCTTCGCCCTTCCCTCACGCTATGTCAACTCGTGTTTGTCCTTCGCGGACGGAGAGAGCCTGGGCAGTGCCCAGCTCGACGAGCACGACCCACTCGGGAAGCGCCTCGTCGATTTCGCCGAGAGAGCTGTCGCCGCTCTGCCTCCGACCGGGTTCACCCCCTTCCACCTCGAGGTGTTCCTCCACGAGGACACGGAGGAGCTGTACTTCTGCGAGATCGGGGCGCGCCTGGGCGGCGGGCACGTGTACGAGACGCTCACCCTCAGCACAGGAGTCAACCCCGTCGAGCTCTGGTTCCGGGACCAGGCTGGACTGAGCCGCGGCGACGTCCCCTTCTCCCGTGGTCCCGAGTGCTACGGCTGGCTCCTCGTGCCCCCACACCGTGGCACTTTGGAGGAGATCACGGACATGCGCCTGCCCGATTCGGCGGTGCACCACCGCCTGCCCGACGAGCTCCCCGCCGCCTATGCCGCGGCCACGGCGTCGACGGACGCGGTTGTGTCGTTCGTCGTACGCGGCATTGACAACGCGGCGGTGGAAGCCGCTCTGCACGAGTGTGCCCAATGGGCCTCCAACGCTCTGAGGTGGTCGGTGTGAGCGTGTACGCCTTCTCCGGTACCCATGTGCTGTGCGACATCGTGGGCATCGCCGCCGAACGGATCAACGACAACGAGCTGATTCTCGAGGCCATCAGGAAGGGCATCGAGGCCAGTGGGGCGGAACTGTGCGGGGTGCAGACCAAGGAGTTCGAACCGGTCGGCGTCACGGCGGTGTACGTCCTGGCCGAATCGCATGTGTCGGTGCACACGTATCCCGAGCAGAGGTCGCTGTTTCTGGACGCCTTCACCTGCGGCACGCGCTGTGATCCGCAGCGCATCGTGGACGTGGTCCTCGAAGCGCTCGGGCCGTGTGAGCACCGCACCAGCGTGCTGAGTCGCGGAGAACCGGTCCGCGTCCTGGCCTCCGCGGGGTACGCCGCATGATCGGCGAGCAGGTCCGGGCGGCACACGAGGAACTCGTCGGGCGCGGCACGGGTGTGCGGGCGGCCTCCGCGGCCGCCTCGGACGCCACCAGCCGTCAGCGGGTCGGCTCCGACGCGCATGCGGCCATGGACACTTGGGAGAATCGATCCTGCTCGTTATTCCCCTACCTGGAAGTGGTCAGGCACTTCCAGGCAGTGGGACGCAGCCAGGCGGATCCGGCCTTGGTGCGGCGGCTCTCCTCGGTCCCCGCGGACCGGCAGGACGCCTTCCTGGCGGCCTGGCTCCCGATGACCTGCGACCAGGAGACCGGAGGGTACGTCACCTATGCGGGCCTGCGTCCGCACCTGCTGGCCGCAGGAGCCGGCCAGGGCCAGGGGAGCGGGCGGGACCGGCTCCGTTCCCGCCTCGACGAACTCACCGTGGCGGTCCTGGGCGACCTCCTCCGCACGGAGGCAGCCGCCGCCGGCCTGGACGCGACGGCGTCCGCGGTCCGCGCCCGTCTCCGGGCGACGGCGCGACTGCTGGTCCTGTCCGGCGACCTCGCCCCCCGCTACCGGCTCGCCCCGTCCGTCACCACCGACGTGGCCGCGGCTCTGGCTCGGACGCAGGACTCCCTGGAGCCGCTCGCCGAGGCATCGGAACGCGCCGCGAAGACCGTCCTGGAGCTGGTGTCCCCCACGGTGGCGCAGACCGTCGTGCGCTCCGTGCTTCCGGTCACCCGACTGCACGACGAGATCATGTTCATCCGCTCCATCCAGGTCTTCGAGGCGCTGTACGAGCAGATCGGGCTTGCCGTCACGGAATCGCGTGACGCCCTCCTCGACGGGCGGCTCGACGAGGCGGCCGACGCCCTGGCCGCAGTGACCGAGCGGATGACCGTGCTCCCGGCCCTGTTCCGCTTGCTGGGCACCATGCCGATCGAGGCGTTCGCGGTGATCCGCGGGTACACCAGCGGCCGTAGTGCCGTCCAGTCCCGCTCCTACCGGCGCATCGAAGCGGCGTGCGCGCCCCGCCCACCGTCGGATGCCGTGGGCACCTCGTGGACCGGACCGACCCTCCAGGAGGTCTGGAGCGACGTCCGCACTCGCCCCGGAGCGGACCGGCTCACCGAGCAACTGAGGCGTCTGGACACCTCATGGCGCGGGATGAAGCGCAGCCACTGGGGCATCACGCTGCGCATCATCGGCGAGGTCCCCGGCACCGGCGGTACCGCCGGTGCCTCCTACCTGAAGAACACCTCCGAGACACCGCTGTTCCCGGCGCTGGCGGGGAAGGGAGACCGTTGACAACGGAAGACGCAACCGCGGCCCGGCACGACGAGTTGCTCCGCCGCAAGATCATGGGACACCTGGTGTCCCGGTCCGTCTCCGCCGTCTGCGAACTCGGCGTCCCCGACCGCCTCGCGGACGGACCGTTGCCGGTGGCCGAACTGGCGCCGGCGGTGGGGGCGGATTCCGGAGCACTCGGCCGGTTCCTCCGGGTGCTCGCCGGAGAGGACCTGTTCGACGAGGTGGCGCCGGACGTCTTCGGTCTCACACCGCTCGGCACCCTGCTGTGCGCAGACACCCCGGGCTCGCTGCGGCAGTTGGTGGAGCTGATGGGCGGCGAGGCCTTCCGGGTCTGGGAGGCCGCGGAGCACTCGCTGCGCACCGGCGACGCTGCGTTCCCCCGTGTCTTCGGGAAGCCCTACTTCGAGTGGCTCACCGAGCACCCCGACGCCGCCAAGCGTTTCGACGAGGGACAGGCCGGACTCGTCGAGCTGCGGCTGCGGCCGCTGCTGGGCCTCGACTGGTCCGGTGTCGGCACCGTCGTGGACATCGGAGGGGGGACCGGCGCTCTGCTGAGCCGGTTGCTGACCGGCAACGCCCATCTCCGGGGAACGGTGTTCGACCTGCCGCATGTGGGGGCCGCTGCGGCCCCGGCGTTGGCCGACGCCGGAGTCGCCGACCGGGCCACCGTCGCCGAGGGGGACTTCTTCGAGCGGATCCCGCCGGGTGCCGACGTCTATGTCCTGTCGCAGATCCTGCACGACTGGGCGGACCGTGACGCCGTGCGCATCCTGCAACGGTGCCGCGAGGCCATGGGCGCCGACTCCCGCCTGCTGATCGTCGAACATGTGCTCCCGGAGAACGCTGGGGCCGGCGCCGCCGGGCTGCTCGATCTGCACATGCTGGTGCTGCTCGGCGGCCAGGAGCGGACCCGGGTCCAGTGGGAGAGCCTGCTGGCCCGGGGTGGATTCCGTCTCGTGTCCGTCACCGAGGGTCCTCGGTCCTCGGTACTGGAAGCACAGGCATGACGTGATGGACATCGTTCTCACGGGCGGCCGGGTGCTGGGGCATGACCACGCGGACACCATCGTCCTGCGCGGGGACCGCGTACTTGCGACCGGCTCTGCCCGGGACCTGCTCACCGTGGTCGGGAAGGACGCCCGAGTAGTGCGTACCCGGGGCAGGTTGGTCATGCCCGGCTTCCAGGACGCCCATGTGCATCCGATGGCGGCCGGACTGCTCGAGTCCTGGTGCGACCTCAGTGACTCCGTCGGCCTCGACGACGCACTGCTCCGGGTGGGCGCGTACGCCCGGCGACACCCGGAGCTGCCGTGGATCGTCGGGGGCGGCCTCACCTCGGCGTTCCTGCCCCCTGGCACACCGGTGGCCGAACTGCTCGACGCGGTCGTGCCGGACCGGCCCGTCCACCTCCTGGGCTCGGACCTGCACGACGCGTGCGTGAACAGCACGGCACTCGCCCGGGCCGGAGTCGGCGTGCACACGCCGGACCCGCCGTTCGGCGCCATCGGCAGGGATCTCGGCGGTCGGCCGACCGGCCTGCTGCACGAGGCGGCGGCCGAACTGGTGGGGCGGCACGTCCCCCCACCGGACCGGGCGGCGCAGGAGGGCGCGCTGCTCACGGCCCAGCGTCTGCTGCACCCGCTCGGCATCACCGCATGGCAGGACGCCCTGGTCGGCCCCTACCTCGGTCTGCCCGACCCGCTCCCCGCCTACCTGCGGCTGGCAGGCCGGGGCGAGGTGACCGGCGCCGTGTCGCTGGCCCTGCGGTGGGACCCGCGCCGCGGGCCCGAGCAGATCGAGGACCTGCGTGAACGACGTGCACAGGCCGGAGCCGTGGGGCTTCCCGCCGACCATGTGAAGATCATGCAGGACGGCATCTGTGAGAACGGCTGGGCGGCACTGCTCTCGCCGTATCTCGACAGATCCGTCAACCCGCCCGGCCGGCTGGACGCCACGGACCTGCGCGAGGCCGTGACCGCGCTGGTCCGGGCGGAGTTCTCCGTGCACTTCCACGCCGTGGGGGACAGGGCGGTGCGCGAGTGCCTCGACGCCGTCGAAGCGGCCGGCCCCTCCTCGGGGCAGCGGCACCACATCGCCCACGTGCAACTCGTCGATGACACCGACCTGCCCAGGTTCGCCGAACTCGATGTGACGGCGAACGTTCAGCCGCTGTGGGCGGCGGAGATCCCGCACATGCGGGAGACGTACGAGCCGATGCTCGGCCCGCGCCGAGTGGACCGGCAGTACCCGTTCGGCAGTCTGACGCGGGCCGGCGCACGGCTGGCGGCCGGCAGCGACTGGCCCGTCAGCAGCCCGAATCCGCTCTGGGGCGCCTACGTCGCGGCCACCCGGCTGCCGGCTCTGGCCAGTGCCCCCTGGATGGGAGGGGACTACCGGCCCGACCCGTTCAATCCGCAGGAACGCATCGGCGTGCCGGAGATCCTCCGGGCGTACACGGCCGGCTCGGGCCATCTGCACCGGCGTCCGGCCACCCTGGCGCCGGGCTCCCCTGCCGACGTCGTGGTCCTCGACGTCGATGTGCTGCGGGAAGGGCCGGACGCCCTGTGCGATGCACAGGTGGACCTCACGATCGTCAGCGGTCGGCTCGTCCACGACCGGCTGGGCGAGACGGAAGCAGCGCTCCTGGGCGTGCGGGGCCGCTGAGCGGCCGAACAGCACCAAGAAATCGATGACTCGACCGCGATGAGTTCATCCTCCCGGGCACCGCTCGATCCGAGCGCTGCTCCGCCGGGCCGTACATCTCAAGAGGAAGGCAGTCATGACGTCGACTGAACTCAAGATCGTGCAGTCCCCCATGTCCAGCGTCAGTACCCGGGTCGAGGGGTGGGAATGTGGGCTGGTCACCCCGGAAGCCGTCTGGAAGGGAGTGATCGGCGCCGTGCGCGCCGTCATGGCGGGAGACGACCAGCGCGAGCTGATCAAGATCACCGTAGGTGGCGACGTGCTTTCCGACCACGCCCTGATGCCGGCTCCGGACGGCAGCGAGTCGCCGGACGAGTGGTTGACCAGGATGCGGCAGAAGTTCGGCGCAGAGACCCCGATTCTGCTCTACGCGCGCGAACTGCCCTCGCACGAGAGGAGTCTGTTCGACCTGCTGGTGTCCGCCCTCGGCCGCCCGGTCTTCGAGGAGCACGGGCTGGTCCGCGGAAACATTGACATCGAGGTGTTTCTGGGCGAGTACCGCGCCACCCCTGGCGGCATACACCGAGAGCAGTGCGGCAACAGCCACTTCGTGCTCCAGGGGCGCAAGTACATGCATTTCTGGCACGGCGAGGACTGGATACCCAAGACCGCCGACTGGCGGGCGGCGGAGGGCGACAACGCCATCGACCCGGAGGAGTACCTGCCCTCCCTGCAGGTGCCCGAGGTGGTCGACCGCGGCACGTCGCTGATGGCTTCGGCCGGTGAGTTCTTCACCTGGGACCCGGGCACCTGGCATGTGGCTGAGACGGTCGGCCCGGCCTTCGCCGTCAACATCGCGCGCTACACCAGGTCCTTCGTTCCCGGCGAGGGGACCTATCCCTTCGTCGTGGAGTCCGACGGCCGGGTGAGCACCGAGTGGCTCGAGGGCTACCGTGACTTCCTCGGCGACGGGGCCGACCTGGCCTCGGCACTGGCCGCCGCCTCCGCCTACGGCCTCGCGGGGGCGGATCCGGAGCACAAGGAGACCGCCGTTCCGCGCCGGGTGGCGATCGCCGGCCATGCGCGCCGCCTGTGGCACGAGTCACGGGGCTCCGTGCAGGTGGCCGCCCATGGGAGGAGCGGCGTCTTTCCTGCCTCCGTACTGCCCTGGCTGGTCGGTCTCGCCGACCTGCCGTACGGCGCGGAATGCGACGTGCCCGACGACCCGGGCACCCAGGCTCTCGCCCGGTTCCTGGTGGAGAACAACTCCTTGCGAGCTGTCCAGCGCTTGGCGTGAAGCCGGGCGGCCGGGCCCCGGGGCGGGGCCCGGCCGCGGCAGGCGGGGCGGAGACGACGGGGACACCGGGCGGCTCCAGTCAGCGACTGGCACGATCATGCAGGCCCTCGTACTGCGCAGGTCTCGGGTTCGAACCCCGTAGGCGGCTCCACTGATCCCCGTTAAGACAGTGTCTGAGCTGGGATTTTTTCGTTCAGTGGGTGCGGGGGTGCACCCGTCGTCGAGCAGGCACAGGAACAGGTGGGTGTGGAGGCTCTCGCGAGCATTGATCCGGAACTGCCGCAGGACCGGTGTCCCGAGCACGTCTGGTACACCTCCTACGGCTCCAACACGCACCTGGAGCGGCTCGCCTGCTACCTCAGGGGCGGTCGGCCGGCCGGTGCCGCGAAGGAGTATCCCGGGTGCCGCAATCCGGCGATGCCCTCCCGGTCGATCCCGGTGGAACTGACCGGAGCTATGTACTTCGCCACCGAATCACCGGTGTGGGGAGGCGGCAGGGCTCTCTACGACCCGCGGGCGAGCGGCCGGGTGCTCGCCAGGGCGCACCTGGTGACGGCCGACCAGTTCGTCGACATCGCCGCGCAGGAGATGTACCGGGATCCCGATCCCGCAATGAGTCTCGACCTGGTCGACGTGCTGACGAACGGACGGGCCGTCCTGGGGCAGGGCCGCTACGAGACCCTGGTGTGCGCCGGCCAGGTCGACGGTCTGCCGGTGCTGACCTTCACCGCCCCGTGGCGGATGGACGAGGTGCGGTGGGTCCGGCCCGCGTCGGCCTACCTGCGGTTCCTGTCGTCGGGCCTGCTGTCGACGGGCGCGTGGGACGCGCGGGCGATCGCGTCGTACGTCGCAGCCTGCCCCGGTGCGTCCGGCCACTGGTCGGAACAGGCCGTCGTCGGTCTCCTGAGCCTGGAGGGCGATGGTTACCGCCCGGGATCACCGCCTGAAGACTGAATGAGCGGCAGGGCAGCCGTCGCCGTCAGCCGAGGAGACGGACCGGGGTGCCCGCGAGGTAGGCCTCGATGTTCTCGATCGCCTGGCCGTAGTAGCGCTCGTAGTTCGCGCGGGAGACGTAGCCGAGGTGCGGCGTGGCCAGCAGGCGGGGGGCCGTGCGCATCGGGTGGTCGGCGGGGAGGGGCTCGGTGTCGAAGACGTCCACGGCCGCTCCGGCGACGCGGCCCTCGTGGAGGGCGGTGAGCAGGGCCTCCTGGTCGACGATCGCCGCCCGGGAGGTGTTGATCAGGTAGGCGGTGGGCTTCAGGAGGGACAGTTCGGCCGGGCCCAGGAGGGCTCGTGTGCGGTCGCTCAGGGCCAGATGGACCGAGACGAAGTCGCTCGTGGCGAGGAGGTCCTCCTTCGTGGGGGAGAGGTGGACACCGATCTCGTCCGTGCGCTCCTCGGTGAGGTTCTGGCTCCACGCCGTGACCTTCATGCCGAAGGCCAGGCCGACGCGGGCGACCCGGCCGCCGATCTTGCCCAGGCCGAGCAGGCCCAGGCGGCGGCCGCGCAGGTCGGCGCCGACGGTGGACTGCCAGGGACCGCCGGCGCGCAGGGCGGTGTTCTCCTGGACGAGGCCGCGGGCCAGGCCAAGGATCAGGGCCCAGGTGAGCTCGACCGGGGGAGTGGGGGAGCTCTCGGTGCCGCACACGGTGACGCCGTTCGCCCGCGCTGCGGCGTAGTCGATCACCGAGTTGCGCAGGCCGGACGCGACGAGGAGTGCGAGGCGGGGGAGCCGGTCGAGGAGCGAGGCGGGGAAGGGGACGCGCTCGCGCAGGGTCACCACGAAGTCGAAGTCGGCGAGGGCCGCGGCCAGTTCGCCCTCGGTGGGGAAGTGGTCGGGGAAGGTCACGACCTCCACGCGGTCTCCGAGCGGGGTCCAGTCGGCGACGGTGGTGGCGACGCCTTGGTAGTCGTCCAGTACGGCACAGCGGTAGCGCATGTCTCGTCCTCCCCGGGTGTCGGTGTCCGTTCCCAGGGTGGCGGGTGGGCCGCCGCCGTGCCGATGCGGGCCCCCGTCGTTCACCTCTGCCGACCGGGGCCCACTGGCGTCCCGGATCCGGCCGCGGCGGCGACACTCCCCCGAGTTGCGCGTCACGCGCGCCCCGTCGGGCCAGATCCGATGATGTGATCACATCAGGCCGCACCAACGGATCGCTAACATGTGGCAAGGGTTTGCCGTCGCACCGGCCATGGCACGGCGTGGCGTGAAGTCGACGGCGCTTGCGGGACACCGCCGTGCCGGTCGTGACGTCGGCTGCCGTGAGTGGGGGTGGTGGCTGCCGACCGCGTGGCCTCGGTTGCCGTGTCGGTGGCGGGTGACGTGACTTCGGTCGCCTTGTCGGTGGTGGATCGCGTGGCTACGGTCGTCGTGTCGGTGCTGCATCGACGTGGCTTCGGTCGTCGTGTCGGTGGCGGGTGACACGGCTTCGGTCGTCGTGTCGGCAGTGGATCGCGTGGCTTCGGTCGTCGTGTCGGTGGCGGATTCCGGTGGTGACCGTCCGGTACGCGTGGCGTGGAAGCGCCCGCGGCGGAGGGCGGGAATGCGCCGGCGGTGGTGCGTCTGGTGTGGCGGAGCGTGGCCTTCGGAGTCGGCCTGGGGCCGGGCCTCGGCGTGGGCGTTGGTGTGGGCGTTGGTGTGGGAAGGCTGTGGGCGGTGTGAGGCGGTGCGGGCCCCGGTTCGGGCTGCGGTTCGGCCTGCTGGGACCGCCCGTTCTGTACGAGCCGTGTGAGGCGGAGGCGGGCGAGTCCGCCGACGAGCCCGCTGGGCCGTGCGACGACAAGGATGTCCGCGCCGTGCGCCCGGGGCTCGTCGTGCGGGCCGTGGGCAGTCCCAAGGCGCGCGTCCTGCTGGCCGCGTTGCTGCTCGAGGCCGGCCGGGTCGTGCCCGTCGCGTCGCTCAAGGACGCGCTGTGGGGTGGCGCGCCGCCGGCCTCCGCGCACGCCTCCCTGCACAACCACGTCGCCCGGCTGCGCCGGATGCTCGACGACCCCGGACGGCTTCGCGCCGTGCCGCCGGGGTATCTGCTGCGGGTCGAGCAGGGCGAGTTGGACGTCCATGTGTTCGAGGGGCATGTCGCCGCGGCGCGCGCCGCGCACGCCGGGCGCGACTGGGAGCGCACGGTGCGCGAGTGTGCGCGGGCGCTCGCCTTGTGGCGGGGTGCGCCCTTGAGCGGACTGCCGGCCGAGGTGGGCGGCTACGCGTTCGTGCAACGGCTGGCCGAGGCGCGGCTGCTGGTCCTGGAGTGGCGGTACGACGCCGAGCTCGCATTGGCCGAGGCCGGGCGGGCCGGGAGTGACCGACTCGCCGGAATGCTGCCCGAGTTGGCCGCCCTCGCCGCCGAGCATCCGCTGCGCGAGGCGTACCACCGCCAGCTCATCCTCGCCCTGCACCGCGCCGGCCGCCGTGCCGAGGCCCTCGCCGTCCACCGTGACCTGCGGGCCCGCCTTGTGGAGGAGCTGGGGGTCGAGCCGGGGGCGGCCGTGCGCGAGGCTCACGTGGAGGTGTTGCGGGGGGTGCCACGAACGCGTGACGGTGAGGAGCGGGACGAGGTTCCCGCCCAGGCGGCGTCCGGCGCGGACGCGGGGCCCGTCGTCGTGCGTGGTGGGCAGGCGTCCGCACCCCGGCCGTCCCAGCTCCCGCCGCCCCCCGCCCACTTCACCGGCCGCTCCGCCGTACGCGAGGCCCTCCTGAGGGAGCTCGTCCGGCCCACCGCCCTGGCCGTCGTCAGCGGCATGGCCGGGGTCGGCAAGAGCGCGCTCGCACTGCATGTCGCGCATGCGCTGGCGGAACGGTTCTCCGACGGTCAGCTCTACGTCAACCTGCACGGCGCCACCCCCGGCATGACCCCCCTCACCCCCGGCCAGGCGCTCACCGCGCTCCTCCGCGACGTCGGTGTCGAGCCCTGCCGCATCCCCGACCATCCGGACGCCGCCGCCGCGTTGCTGCGCTCGCTGCTCGCGCCGACGCGCACGCTCCTGGTGCTGGACGACGCCGCGAGTGCCGCGCAGGTACGGCCGCTGCTGCCGGCCGGCGCCGGCTGCGCGGTGATCGTCACCAGCCGTTCGCCGCTGACCGCGCTGGACGGCGCCCGCCGCTTCCCGCTCACCCCGCTGAGCGGCGCGGAGAGCGCGGCACTGCTGCGCGCCGTGTCCGGGCGGGACGGGCTCGACGCCGGTCATCCGCTCGTCGAACTCACCGGCCGGCTCCCGCTCGCCCTGCGGGTGGTCGCGGCCCGGCTCGCCGCGCGCCGGGCGCTCACGCCGGACGTACTCGCCTGCCAACTGGCCGCCACCGAGGGGCGGTTGCACCATCTGGAGTACGACGACCTGAGCGTACGGAGTTCCCTGGCCGTCGCCCATGACGCGCTCGCCGCGTCCGACCGCGAGGCCGACCGGGACGCCGCCGTCGCGCTGCGGCGCATCGGCGCGCTCGACCTGCCCTCCTACGGCGCACCCCTGGTCGCCCGCCTCACCGGCACCGACGAGCGCCGCGCCGGGGCCGCGCTGGACCGGCTGGTCGACGTGGCCCTTCTGGAGGAGACGGCGTACGCCCGCTACGCACCCCACGACCTGGTCCGTGACTTCGCTCGCGAACTGGCCGCGACGGGCCCCAGCCATGGTGTCGACGCCTCCGGCGAGAGCTCCGACCCGGCCCGCACGAACGCCGTCGACACACCGATCCCGGCCCGTCCGCACGGTGTTGAGGCGCCCGTCGACACCCCGGGACCGGCCCCTCGGCACGCTGGTGACGCTTCTGGCGAGACCGTCACTCCTGGCCGCCCGCACGCCCCTGGCCGCACCCCCGCTCCGGCCCTTCCGCACGCTGCTGACGCGCCCGGCGACACCCCGACCCCGGCCGGCCCGCACCCCGTCGACGCTCCCGGGGACACCCCGGGACCGGGCTCTCGGCGCGCTGTCGACGCTTCTGGCGAGACCGCCACTCCTGGCCGCCCGCACGCCCCTGGCCGCACCCCCGCTCCGGCCCTTCCGCACGCTGCTGACGCGCCCGGCGACACCCCGACCCCGGCCGGCCCGCACCCCGTCGACGCTCCCGGGGACACCCCTACTCCGGACCGTCCGCGCCTCGTCGACGCCCTCGTCGACACCGCGCTCCGCTGGTACGCCGCCACGGCCGAGCGCGCTCTCACGGCCATCGTCGAACCCGGTCTCGACCAGGACGACCGCCGACGCCCCACCGGCGCACAGCCGCCGGAGCATGCCGCGTACGTGTCCACGGTCGCCGCCTTCGACGGGGCCGAGGCGGCGTTCGCGTGGGGTGACGGCGAGCTGTGCAACATCGTCGCGCTGGTCGAGGCGTACGCCGAGCACGCCTGCGAGCGCCGCGCCGCCTACCTCTCCACCCTCCTCCGGCTCCTCTCCCCCTACCTCCAGCGCAGCGGCCGGGTCCCCGAGATGGAGCTGCTCGGGCGGGCCGCGCTGGGGCTGGCGCGGCGGCTCGGGGACGCGGCGGCCGAGGCGTACGCGCTGGTCGACCTCGCCGGGATGCACTTCCTCACCGGGCGGCACAGCGAGGCGCTGACGCTCAACGACCGGGCGCTGGCGATCTGGCGGCGGCTCGGAGCCGTCTCCTGGATCCGGCGCTGCCTCAACAACCGCGGGCTGCTGCTCGAAGGGCTGGGACGGTACGCCGAGTCGGAGGAGGCGCTGCGGCAGAGCCTCGAGTACTCGCGCCGCCTGAACGACCCCTACGGCGAGGCCGTGACGTACAGCCACCTCGGCAACCTGTACGAGCACACCGACCCCCGCGCCGCCATCGAGCACCACCGCCGCTCGCTCGCCCTCGGCGTCGGGATCGGTGCCGTCATCGTGCAGCACTCCGCGCACTGCAACATCGGCTACGCCCACCTGACCCTCGGTGAACCGGCCGCGGCCGCCGAGCACTTCGAGGAGAGCCTGCGCATCCTCGGCGGCCACGGCGA
This region of Streptomyces chromofuscus genomic DNA includes:
- a CDS encoding AfsR/SARP family transcriptional regulator — encoded protein: MGGVRRCGPRFGLRFGLLGPPVLYEPCEAEAGESADEPAGPCDDKDVRAVRPGLVVRAVGSPKARVLLAALLLEAGRVVPVASLKDALWGGAPPASAHASLHNHVARLRRMLDDPGRLRAVPPGYLLRVEQGELDVHVFEGHVAAARAAHAGRDWERTVRECARALALWRGAPLSGLPAEVGGYAFVQRLAEARLLVLEWRYDAELALAEAGRAGSDRLAGMLPELAALAAEHPLREAYHRQLILALHRAGRRAEALAVHRDLRARLVEELGVEPGAAVREAHVEVLRGVPRTRDGEERDEVPAQAASGADAGPVVVRGGQASAPRPSQLPPPPAHFTGRSAVREALLRELVRPTALAVVSGMAGVGKSALALHVAHALAERFSDGQLYVNLHGATPGMTPLTPGQALTALLRDVGVEPCRIPDHPDAAAALLRSLLAPTRTLLVLDDAASAAQVRPLLPAGAGCAVIVTSRSPLTALDGARRFPLTPLSGAESAALLRAVSGRDGLDAGHPLVELTGRLPLALRVVAARLAARRALTPDVLACQLAATEGRLHHLEYDDLSVRSSLAVAHDALAASDREADRDAAVALRRIGALDLPSYGAPLVARLTGTDERRAGAALDRLVDVALLEETAYARYAPHDLVRDFARELAATGPSHGVDASGESSDPARTNAVDTPIPARPHGVEAPVDTPGPAPRHAGDASGETVTPGRPHAPGRTPAPALPHAADAPGDTPTPAGPHPVDAPGDTPGPGSRRAVDASGETATPGRPHAPGRTPAPALPHAADAPGDTPTPAGPHPVDAPGDTPTPDRPRLVDALVDTALRWYAATAERALTAIVEPGLDQDDRRRPTGAQPPEHAAYVSTVAAFDGAEAAFAWGDGELCNIVALVEAYAEHACERRAAYLSTLLRLLSPYLQRSGRVPEMELLGRAALGLARRLGDAAAEAYALVDLAGMHFLTGRHSEALTLNDRALAIWRRLGAVSWIRRCLNNRGLLLEGLGRYAESEEALRQSLEYSRRLNDPYGEAVTYSHLGNLYEHTDPRAAIEHHRRSLALGVGIGAVIVQHSAHCNIGYAHLTLGEPAAAAEHFEESLRILGGHGDWHGESQTRLGLVRALRALGRAERAERECAELLRRADARSDRYAGGLGRHQYGLLLRDRGREDDAHLAWRTALADLAETDERAVVTELRSLLPDAD